The DNA segment TTGTAAAAACgactacatgtatatatatttacttTCTTTGCGTTATTATCCAACGAAGTAATAATAGTATTTcatatccaattattttattccaaGTTAAAAATACAAcaatatacttaattttttagtattatCATCAAAAGAAATAATCATAGTTATTCACATTTAGTTATCTTACTATTAAAtggtttttaatattttaaataatcatAATCGTTtacatctaattattttattactatacaTTTctgaattataaattaaaaaattttaaaattttaaataatcataGCTATTCgcatcaaattaaaaaaaattgttgtaaACATAAATTTctataagaaattaatttaagattatagaataattatattttcaatcTATTTTAGTGAATAATTATATTTCCAatctattttagaattatttaagtttaattaaaaatcagaaATAGTTGCACCCTAAATAAGATATAATTGCGAGTAAATGGAATAAAATGACTAGGCAAACTATATGATGCATCACTACTAAAATCGGCCACCTAAATTTATTGTActtcaatttataaaatttctCTAATTAAATGGCACCATTTTGTTGCATTGGTCATCTCTATTTTTCATATCtccatatataattcatgtaatTTGGTAGTGATTTAACTTAACAAATTTACCAAAAGGGTAATCAAGTAAAGGAATAAGTAGTTTATAAGAAAACCGGTTAAAATAAAAACCGGTTCAGAATTTAAGGGCATTTTGCATATACTATTTTTGTCAATTTATCTTTACTCCTACAAAAAAATCCATATATTGCAGAATGTATATTTATGTTAGATAATTGGATGCGCATATATAAGTACACAACTGAAAAATATGCATCTATTAGAAAATGTATATGTATCTTAGAACCCATACAATGAAACAAATCACCGAAAAGGAAATATCAAAGTGTTTCtacattttaataattttgcacttgcaattgtaattaaaaaatggggttgctttaaaaaatgaaaatgggaTGAACAAGTAAAAACGACATTTGGCTTGTAATTAGTTAAGGAGTCATTGCACCCTTATTCCACACTCCTTTGCCACTCCCACCTTCTCCAACCACCCCCCAAACCATTTTTGTATTTGACTTATATATTAGTAGGTCGATATTAGATAAGCTTTAAAAAATTCCACACCCAATCAAATTGAAAATGTGCACCAAAAAGGTCTAAATCAATTAAAAAGAACGATTTTCACAATCGTATATTGGTGGAAATCGTAACGTCGTCTTCATTGTTAGCCGGCGTTTAACATCTTTAAAGATCAAACCTTCATTGAAATTCTCAGAAAATTCAAGAGAGCCTCTGAGATTATTAGTTGAATAAAAAGATGAAGAACAATTTGAGCAATAGCACGAGGCTCATTCTTCTCCACCCTTACATTCAAAAGCAAGGGAGCTCCAACCGTCTATGGCTTCTCGCTCTTGTCTCCTTCCTCACTCTAGCATTCCTCGCCACCCTCATCTACACGCGCGAGTCgatcaccaccacctccaccgtCGCGGCTGTGGTGGCCGCGGCCAACCCCCGGCTCTCGGCCTCCGTGTCGAGGGCCTTGATCCACTACGCCTCCAACTCCAACAACTCCGACCACATGACCTACACCGACATGAAGCAGATCTCCGACGCCCTCCGCCAGTGCTCCCAGCCGTGCAACCTGCTCGTGTTCGGCCTCACGCCGGAGAGCCTCCTCTGGCGGGCCCTCAACCACAACGGGAGGACGGTCTTCATAGACGAGAACCGCTACTACGCCGCCTACATCGAGGAGAAGTACCCGGAGATCGAGGCCTACGACGTGCAGTACGCCACGAAGCTGAGCGAGATGGAGGAGCTGATCGCGGCCGTGAAGGAGCAGGTAAGGAACGAGTGCAGGCCGGTGCAGAATCTCCTCTTCTCCGAGTGCAAGCTAGGCCTCAATGACCTCCCCAACCAGCTCTACGAGGTCGAGTGGGATGTGATACTCGTGGATGGGCCCCGGGGCTACTGGCCGGAGGCGCCAGGGAGGATGGCAGCCATCTTCACGGCAGCGGTGCTCGCCCGGAGCAAGAGGGGATCCAACCCTAAAACGCATGTATTCGTGCATGATTTCAACATGAAGGTGGACCGAGTCACGAGCGATGAGTTCCTCTGCAGAGAAAATTTGGTGAAATCAACAGATACAATGGGCCACTTCGTGCTCGACAGAATGGATAGCAACGCCGTGCAATTCTGCCGGAACACCCATTCGCCGCCATCCAACTCCTCGTGATCGGGTTTGCTACACCCTCTGTGCTTTTCCTGTAATAATCACTAGAGgataatttaattgattttcgCATTTTTTGTCCCTTTTGATATATGTATTCTGTAATTTTCTGTCAAATTCAAGAAATCTTTCCTGTGTATACCATTCAAAAGAGAAGCATATTCTTCTAGTGTTCTAAAAGCAAAATATCCAAGAACTAACAGTATGATTACCCTTGCATAGCAAGCAGAGATATAGTTCATATAAAGGTACAATCAAGTTGAATCAGGCATAGTAACACAATTGGAAGGTCTATTCCCCATCAGTGGTGACAAAATCGAGGATTACAACAAG comes from the Salvia splendens isolate huo1 unplaced genomic scaffold, SspV2 ctg746, whole genome shotgun sequence genome and includes:
- the LOC121791185 gene encoding protein IRX15-LIKE-like; the protein is MKNNLSNSTRLILLHPYIQKQGSSNRLWLLALVSFLTLAFLATLIYTRESITTTSTVAAVVAAANPRLSASVSRALIHYASNSNNSDHMTYTDMKQISDALRQCSQPCNLLVFGLTPESLLWRALNHNGRTVFIDENRYYAAYIEEKYPEIEAYDVQYATKLSEMEELIAAVKEQVRNECRPVQNLLFSECKLGLNDLPNQLYEVEWDVILVDGPRGYWPEAPGRMAAIFTAAVLARSKRGSNPKTHVFVHDFNMKVDRVTSDEFLCRENLVKSTDTMGHFVLDRMDSNAVQFCRNTHSPPSNSS